In Mucilaginibacter auburnensis, the genomic stretch GCTTGTGTACTTACAGGTAAACCTATTGTTTATGGAGCTATTTATCAATATGAAGGGCAAGCGGCGTTGTGGAACGTTAACAATGCGGATGGAACATTTTCGCCTAATTACAGGGATCTATATCCAAAAGTGAATGCTGCTTTAGTACCTAACTGTGCCGATGGGGGAGTTATACCAACGCTTGCCGGTATTATTGGCTGCATTCAGGCTAATGAGGTGATAAAATATATTGTTAGATCTGGCGATTTGCTCGTGGGTAAAGTTTTAGTTTTTGACGCGCTTGCGCTGCAAAGTAGGGTTATAAAAATTGGAAACGTTACGCAAACCAACATAAAAGACATTCAGCCAACTCAATTAACATCCTTAATGACAATTGCCGAGGTTAAAGTAGGTTTAGCAGAAAATAAGCTCGAGCTGGTAGACATCCGCACCGATCAGGAGCGTGATGTGATAGATATAGGCGGATTTCATTTTGAGGCCGACGAGTTTGAAGAGTATGAAACGTATTTAAATAGCCCTGCTGTCAAAGTTCTGTACTGTTCATCAGGTAAGCGCAGTGCCGAAGCCGTAAAGGCCATAAAGCAAAAATGGCCCAGTGCAAAAGTATTCTCAATGGAAGGTGGGCTAAAGGCTTGGTTTGAGTTTGAAAAACATGCTAATTGAAAAACTAACTAAGGGTGCGCGGCTACCCAAACAGCTCCATCTTCAAAAAATTCTTTTTTCCAGATTGGAACAGTTTCTTTTAAAGTATCTATAATATACCGGCAGGCATCAAAGGCAGCGCCGCGATGAGCTGCGGCTACAGCAATAATTACAGGTACTTCGCCAACCTGTAAAACACCGGTACGGTGGTGGATCAGTATTTTTTGTACCGGCCACTTGTCAAAGGCTTGTTCGGCGATTTTTTCCATTTCGGTCAACGCCATAACTTCATAAGCCTCAAATTCAAGCCGTACAACAGTTTTACCTTTTGTAGCGTTACGAACCGTTCCAATGAAAACATCTATGCCACCGCAATCTGGCGACATAACCCAATTGGTACAGTGCTGTATATCTAAAGCATGGGACGATATTTTTATATCAATATTCATGGTTTTATCCACCGCTAACAGGAGGGATGATGGCTATCTCATCGCGCTCGTGTATGGTGTCTCCGTCTAAAGCATATTCGTTATTGACCGCTATCATATAAGTAGCGAGTTGTTTTAAACGCGGATAGCGCTGCTCTAGGTCGTATTTCAGGTTAGATACAGTTGCATCGTTCTGCAATTGCGCAGAAATAACTGACCCATTGAAGATCTCTTTAGCAATACCAAATGCAAGAACTTTTATTTCCATCCCTTCACGGCTTTATGCAAATATGCTTATTAGGTTCAACACATTAAAATTATTAAGCATTTACCTGATGATTGGGTCTGGAAAATAGTTTGTAAAATAAGATTTACAAAAAAAATATATAATGTATACCGATTTAGTAGTATATTTGTTGTGTTAAATAAATGCAACCGTAAAATGAATATTTTTAACCATAAATGTATTGCTAATGCCGGATCGGCCTATCAGGACTTTTATGGATTGAGTAATTGTTGTAGTAGTTAATACGCGCGAAAATATTAACTACACTTTTAACTGAAATGC encodes the following:
- a CDS encoding HesA/MoeB/ThiF family protein, yielding MDSDDLRYSCQIALPGFGEDGQQLIKQAKVLIVGAGGLGCPAAQYLVAAGVGTIGIADFDVVSTSNLHRQILYTSADVGKKKVSIAAEKLSQQNPTVQIIAYDVRITSDNVMDTISGYDIVLDGTDNFETRYLLNDACVLTGKPIVYGAIYQYEGQAALWNVNNADGTFSPNYRDLYPKVNAALVPNCADGGVIPTLAGIIGCIQANEVIKYIVRSGDLLVGKVLVFDALALQSRVIKIGNVTQTNIKDIQPTQLTSLMTIAEVKVGLAENKLELVDIRTDQERDVIDIGGFHFEADEFEEYETYLNSPAVKVLYCSSGKRSAEAVKAIKQKWPSAKVFSMEGGLKAWFEFEKHAN
- a CDS encoding molybdenum cofactor biosynthesis protein MoaE, whose translation is MNIDIKISSHALDIQHCTNWVMSPDCGGIDVFIGTVRNATKGKTVVRLEFEAYEVMALTEMEKIAEQAFDKWPVQKILIHHRTGVLQVGEVPVIIAVAAAHRGAAFDACRYIIDTLKETVPIWKKEFFEDGAVWVAAHP
- a CDS encoding MoaD/ThiS family protein, with protein sequence MEIKVLAFGIAKEIFNGSVISAQLQNDATVSNLKYDLEQRYPRLKQLATYMIAVNNEYALDGDTIHERDEIAIIPPVSGG